The genomic DNA AGACCTACAATGATGCCGTGACCATGAACCAGCTCACAACAGCCACCTCCACCGGCGGGGCCATCACGTTTGCGGAACACGCGACCAATACCCTGGCTGGAGCCGGCCTGACGGTCGACGCACCGACTCTTTCGCTCACAAGCGGAAAGACGGTTGCCACGACCGGGAACGGCCCCATCAGATTCCTGACGAACAGCTTTAATCCCAACGGAGCGAATATCGACGCGGGAACAGGCACGTTCACGCTGTCGCCGACTACCCTGACGAACACCATCGAGTTCGGCGATGTGAATACGGCGCGGGTGACCACGGTGTATTACGGATCCCTGTTCGGAAGTCTGACGGCCGGCAGCTTTACCATAGGCCGCGCTACCCACCGCGGCAACATCTTCGTCACCGGCGTGGCGACAGCCCCGAGCTCGCTCCAGATCGTCAACGGTGGAACGGGATCGGTCACCTTTGAAAACGCCCCCTATGTGAGCGGGAATCAGCCCCTCGGAGTCACCGGCGGAACCGGCGGCATCACCATTGGGCAGGACCTGACGCTTGGTACCGGAACCTTGCGGTTGACGACAACGGGGGCGATTTCGCAAACGGCAGGAACCCTCATCGCGGAGACCGCCGGGCTCTCCGCCGCGAGCGGGATCACGTTGGCACAGCCCCTCAATGACGTGGTCACACTGGCGGCTCGGACGGCGGCAGGCGACCTGACCTTCACGAACAACAACGGATTCACGATCGGCGGAGCGACAGCCACCGCAGACGGGTTCCATCCTGCCGTCGCAGGTGTGAGCGCGGGCGGCGCCATCACTCTCCAGAGCGGGGGCGCAGTCACGCAAACCCAGCGGATTCTCGGCTCAAGCTTGAGACTTCAAGGCAGCGGTCCTTTCACGCTGACGGACAACGCAAACGAGGTGACGACATTCTCGGCCACTACGTCCGACCACGTACAATACACCGATGCGAGCGACGTCATTCTCGGCACATCCAGTATCCCGGGCAACTTCGATCTCACCACGAGCGGCGCCATCACCCAGAGCGGGGCTCTCACCGTCACCGGCAGAACGACACTCGCGGCGGGATCGGGCGACATCACACTCACACAGGCCGGGAATAATTTCTCGCGCCTCGACGTCACAAGCGCGAACCACGTCGCCCTGACGGACAGCGATGCGCTGGTGCTCGGCGCCTCAACCGTCAACGGCACCCTGGACATCACCACCAACGGCACACTCACCCAAAGCGGAGCATCGACCGTGCGCGGCGCCGCCACCCTCGCCACCGGTTCCTATGACATCACCTTGATCGATGCCGGAAACGACTTCAACAGCGTCAGCATCACCGGCGGCAACCACGCCTCGCTCAGGGACACGAATGCGCTCAGGCTCGCCACATCAACCATCACCGGGAACATGCATGCCGATGCCGGCAATCTGACGATCGGGGGCGCGCTGACGTCTAGTGGCGGCAACCTGACCCTGACCGGCGCGAACTCGGTGACCCAGCTGGCCCACCTTTCGGTGACCGGCGCCCACACGATCACGGTCACTGCGCCCAGCGGCCCACTCACCATGGCGCCCACCGCCACGTCCACCAGCGATACCGGCGCCATCGCCTATGCCGCAGGAGCGGATATCACCTTGGGATCCTTGCACACCGGTACTAGAGTGAATGTGATGTCGAGCGGCGGATCAGTGTTGAGCGCAGCCGGTTCGGGTATGAACATCATCGCAGGCGCGAACTCGTCTCTGCGGGCGTTCAACGGAGTGGTCGGCACGCAAGCCGCGCCGATCACCGTGCATGTGAGCGCCGGCACCCTCGGCATTCATGCGACGGCAGCCCGTTTCGGCATCTCGGCCTTTCTGAACGGCACCGTGTTACCCGGCCAGGCGCTCACCATGCTGAATGTCCCCCCCGGCCTTGTCTGTTTCAATGCATGCCGGTTCAGTACGATTCCCTCATTCAACGTGGCGTCCGCCATCCCCTGGTATATGCGCCACGCATCCAACCCCCTGTGGTACAGCATTCTCTCAACCTATCTCCCGGAAGATGTGGTCGAGGGATCGCGCATAGATGTCTTCATGGACGAAGACCACGTGGCCCGCGAAATCCCTCCTTGCACCCCGACCGGCGCCTGCGCACCCGAAGCCACAATCCTCACGCCACCCTCCGGCACCGAAGACGCAACCGCGTACTGATCGGTGATTCACCGCCTGACGGTCCGGCATCCCCCCATCAAGCATCACCGGACCCACTTGCGCTCCTCCGCCCCGAAGCCCAACGCAACAACAGCGGCAGCACGACCGCCCACAGGATAGACAGCAACAACAACGAGAGGGTCTCATTGCGGCCAAGCCGGAGCGCTCCGAGTTGTTGTCCTGCGTAGTAACTCAACGGACCGAAGATCCCCCCGACAAGCGCCGCCGACCGATTGCGCCCCGCCAACCAACGAAGAGACCCGTTCAACGTCGTCGCCAAGAGGCACCAGAGTGCGATCAACCAGGGCGGACACAGCCAGGGCGCGAAGGGGTTCTCGACAAACAAGAGGAAACCGGCGAAGCTGAGGGCGCTGTCCAGCAGCGTTCCGAACAATCCAACCACGATAACGATTCGAGTAGTTACGCGGGGATCGGCCGAGGACCAGACATTCACGCAGACCAGGCACGCCACCAGGAGCGGGCCGATCCATTGATAGGCCCAACCCGCGCCAAGGACAGCGATCCACCACCCGAGCTGAAAGACCACCGCATTGGCGATGGCGTTGCTCATCCTGCCAGGGAATCCTGCCGCCACCCGGATTTCGCGAACAGGAGGTGGGCCGTCGAAATCGACCGTTCGAGGAATCCGCCTTCGCAGTAGGACAAATAAAAATCCCACAGCCGCAGGAACTCGGAACGAAATCCGAGCCGCCCCACATGCTCGACATTCTTCCGCAGGTTGTCGCGCCATCCTCGCAAGGTCGGCGGGTAATGCGCGCCGATATCCTGTAGATGCAACAGGCTGAAGTCCGAGGCCTGCGCCATGGCCCGACACAAGGTATTCACCGAGGGAATGCAACTACCGGGGAAGATGAAGCGTTGGATAAAATCGACCGACCGTTTCGCCCGCTCATAGTACCGCTCATCGATGGTGATCGCCTGGAGCAGCATCAGCCCGTCTGGTTTCAGCAGACGACTGCAGACATCGAAGAACGTGGGATAGTATTCATGGCCCACGGCCTCGATCATCTCCACCGAGACCAGCTTGTCGAACCGCAAGCCGAGCGCGGGCAAATCCCGATAATCGGTGAGCAGCACCCGCACACGATCGGACAGGCCGTCCTCACGCACACGGCGCACCGCCAATTCGTACTGCGCACGGGAAATCGTGGTCGTCGTCACTCGACAACCGTAGGTCTTCGCGGCGTGACAGGCCAGGCCGCCCCAGCCGGATCCGATTTCCACCAGATGGTCGTCTTCCCTCAGATGGAGCTTGCGGCAGATCAAATCGAGCTTGGCGCGTGAAGCCTCTTCCAGCGTGTTGTCGGGACGTTGGAAATAGGCGCAGGAGTACATCATGGTCCGGTCCAGCATCTGCGTAAAGAATTCGTTGCTCAGGTCGTAATGGGCCGCAATGTTTTGCCGGCTTCCCGTTTTGGTATTCCGTCGCAGCCGGTGCGCAACCTTGAGCAACGGTGCGGACAAGCGCGCCACGCCCCGCTCCATGCCGTCCACGAGCGATCGATTCAACGCGAAAATCCGGACCAGCGCCGTGAGGTCGTCGCAATGCCAATCGCCACGGGCATAACTTTCTCCCGCACCCACCGTCCCGCTCCACGCGATGTCGAGATAACAGTCGGGCTCGAGAATAGTAATCGTCGCCTTGAGCGTTGAAACGGCGGCAGGCTCACCGAAGACCGTGCGGCGCGACCCCTCCACCACCGTGATCCTTCCCTGGATGAGCCGGCGCAGACGGGCACGGACGATGCGTCTGGCAATCCGGACCAGCAGGCCGGGAGAAGGGTCAGACTCTGCGGCATGCGGCGGCTGCCGGTCCACGGCGGTTGAACAGTCGGTCGGCACGAGATCATTCATCCGGATATCCTCCTTGCATCGACGGAACGCCTGGACCTGTCGGGATGGGGAATGACGGGACAACGTTTCAACCACAGGCGCAACGCCTGCCAATGGATCGCCGCAATGACCTGCGTCGTCATCAGCGGGTACCGAAGCAACACACGGGCCAGGGACCTACCGGTCAACTCCTTCCGGCGCAGGACCATCGTGGCATCGAAGAATCGTTCTCCACCGCGGAAATTCTCCATGTGCACGGAAAGCGCTGCGCCGGGCGTGCCGAACCGCCAATCGTAGTCCACATCCATGCCCATGAACGGAGAGACGTGAAATTGCTTACCGAAGCGATACCGGTGTCGACGACCGATCCCCTCATCCAGGGAAGCACCGAGCACATAACAATGCTGTTCGCCCCACGGTGTGTTCGTCACTTCAGCCACAACGGTCTCAACCAGCCGATCGGCGGGGTCGAAACAATAGTAAAAGCTCACCGGGTTGAAGCCGTACCCGAAGTACCGCAGGTGCGTAAGCAGCCGGATCGGACCGGCCGGCCGGCGACCGGTCTTCGATTCGACGAGATCACGCACATTCTGATCCAGAGGCTTCTCCGGATCGCCCAGGTGGTCGCTCTGCCTAAACCAGGCCAGGTTCGGGGTCGCGGGAGACCAAAACCAGCGTTCATGGAAGAGGTCCGGTAATTCGGCCAGATCCAGATACATCATGAAGATCGAGTAGTGGAACGAATGGCGGGCCGGCGCATCGCGTCGATGCCTGACCGTTCCTTCATACACGCAGCTCTTCATGCATGCCCCGCCGTGAGCGCCTGACAGGCCGTCATGGCGCTCTTCACGCCGTCTTCATGGAAACCGAAGCCCCAATAGGCCCCGCAATACCACGTCCGGCGACGTCCGTTGATCTCCCCATGCCGTTGCTGCGCGGCGATCGCTTCGGGGGAAAAGACCGGATGGTGATACGTGATGCGCTGGAGAATCGTCGCCGGATCGATCGCCGCGCTGTGATTCAACGTCACGCAGAAATCGTACGGCGCGCTCAGCCCCTGGAGTCGATTCATGTGATAGGTCACCAAGGCATGGTCCGGCGGGTTCGGCACCAGATGATAGTTCCAGGCCGCCCAGGCCAGGCGGCGTCTCGGAAGAAGCGATCGGTCTATGTGCAACACGGCTTCATTCGGTTGATAACGGATCGCCCCGAGAATTTCCTTCTCCAGGGGAGACGGGTCCGCTAACAGCGCCAACGCCTGGTCGCTATGGCAGGCGAGAAGGACTCCGTCGAATGACTCGGTCCGGTGGATCCCGCGAGGGTCGCATCCCCGCACCTCGACACGGTCCGCGTAACGAGTGACCGATTCCACCGGAGACTGAAGCCGGATGCGGTCACGGAAGGGCCGCACCAGGCGCTCGACATATTGCCGGGAGCCGCCGGTCACCACCCTCCAGGTCGGACGCGCATCGACCGACAACATGCCGTGGTTCTTGAAAAACTGAACGAGGTACCGCACCGGAAACTCCCGCATCGTGGCGCGGCCGGCCGACCAGATGGCCCCTGCCATGGGAACGATGTAGTGACGAATAAACGCCGGCGAGTAGCGATTCTGCTCCAGATACGCGCCCAGCGAAGGGCCCGGGCCCGGTTGATCCAGCAATTCCAGGGACTCCCGATTGAAGCGGAGAATATCCCGGATCATGCGATAGAACGAGGGCCGCAGCAGATTGCGCCGCTGGGCGAAGAGGCTGTTCAACGAGGTGCCGTTATACTCCAGCCCGGTTTCTTCGCAACGCACACTGAAGCTCATGTCGCTCGGCTGTGAGGCCACACCCAGGCGATCCAGCAGGGCCATAAAATTCGGGTAGGTCCAGTCATTGAATACGATAAAACCGGTATCGATCGCATAGGTCGTCCCCTGCAGATTGACATCGACCGTGTTGGTATGACCCCCGATGTACGCACCGGCCTCGAAGATTGTGAGGTCATGATCCCGGTGGAGCACATGCGCCGCCGTCATCCCCGCAATGCCCGTTCCGACAATGGCGAGCTTCATGACTGCTTCACCATCCTGGCGCAGAGGCCGATGTACCAGCGGCTCGGGAGCAGGGTCAGGAACTTGAAGAGCAGGCTGAATCGCCGCGGGAAATGAATCTCCGGCTTCCGGGCCTCGATCCCGTCGACGATGCGTCTGGCCGCGTCCTCGGCTTCGATCCTGAACGGCATCGGGAAATCGTTCCGGTCGGTCAACGGTGTCCGTACGAACCCCGGACACACGACCGACACGCTGATACCTTCGGGCGCGAGATCGACTTGCAGCGATTCGAAGAGGTTCTTGATCGCCGCCTTCGACGCCCCGTAGGCTTCGGAGCGAGGCAACCCGCGATAGGCCACCGTACTGCTCATCCCCACGAGCTGCGGCGCCGGTGACTGCCGCAGCAGCGGGAGCGCCGCTTCAATCCCATAAACCATGCTCAGGAAGTTGGTGCGGATCGTCCGCTCGAACAGCGCACTGTCGAATGCCGCCACATCCACGTACTCGCAGGTGCCGGCGTTGAGAAAGGCAATGTCCAGGCCCCCTGCGCGGCGATGCATGTCGTTCACCGCGAGCTGATTGGCGGCCCGGTCGGTCACATCGAAAGGAAGCGCCGTGACGCGATCGTCTCCGCATTCACGGACGAGCTCGTTGAGCGCCGATTCGTTCCGCGCCGAGGCAAAAACGGTGGCCCCACGACGAACGAGTTCCAGCGTGACCGCCCGGCCGATACCGGTCGAGGCGCCGGTCACCCACACCCGTCGAGCATTGAGACTGGTTCGGCTCATGGGTCACACTCGGCCTTTGATCGTCCGGATGAGCATGCCGATCAGCGGGAGCTGCTCGTACACCATCGCACCGGCATCGAAGTAGTCGCGGTGGTAGAACACCTTGTCCCGAAAACGAATGAGCGTTGAACCGGGAACCGTCACCACTGCTCCGGCATTGAGCCTCGGGTGATTCAGCTGCATGGTCCAGGTCAATACGGCACAATTGCCTTGCCGGACATCGTCCTCGAACCGGAATGAACAGGCCTCCACCTGCGCGTAGAGCGCAGCCAAATATTGGCGCAGGGCGGGGAGTCCGTCGATCCGGTGAAAGGGGTCTTGAAACTCGATGTCGTCGCTGTACAACTCGTTCAGCAATCCCAACGAGCGAACCGACAGTCCGCTGTAGATCTGTTTGAATCGTTCGACAACCGGTTGCACGACAGCGGACTCCTCTCCTGCTCTTCTACGAAGGAACCTGAGGGACGGATTCTTTCAGCGCCCCCCATCATCACCGGCGCTAGCCCCCCTCCCGCCGGTGCATGAGCCCCTCTTTCAACGCTTCATTGATCGGATCAGGGCCGAGCCAGATGGCGAAATACGCGGCGGCGAAGTCGGCCCCCTCCACAATGCCCTTCCGCTCGCCGTTCAAGGCGAGTTCGGTTCCGACTCCGGGGAGATAGGTCAGCCCGTACCGGTCCCCCGGCTTCACGTCCTGATAGAGCCGATGGAGCTGCTCGATGCGAGGCTTCAGGCGCGTGATCGTGGCCGGCGACATATTGTCGGCCAGCACCTTCATCGCCGCCCGCCCGAAGTCACCGGCCTGGATGGCTCTGAAGTAGGACAACTCCAGACGCTTCGGCACATCATCCAACACGCGCTCAGGTTTCGTCCCCGGGGCGAGATACAGTGCCCCGACATACACCGTGATCGTACGCAGAAACTTCGCTACCCCCACCCCCTGAAGCGGCATCGGCAGGGGACCGGCCTGGAACGTATCGGCAAACGTCACGCCTTCGATTTCAAACGCCCCGCCGATAACGGGCGAGGACACGAGTCCCGAAACCGCCAGCCCGATGACGACGAGCCACTCTGACATGTTCCCTGATCCGTGCATCATCCGACTCCCAGGTGACCCCTGACCGGCATCCCGGCCGCACCTCTCCGTACCCAGGAACTCCGGTCAGGAGAATCGCCGCACCTGCTCGGCCAGCGTCCCCGCAACCAGGCTCAAATCAAACGGCCAGGCATAGCGCAACTCGACCCCGGGATACTGCGGTCGAAGATGATCGAGGATTTCAGGAATCTCGACTTCCGAATGCGAACCGCCCGGCGTGAACATCGTGGTCGCCACGGTTATGCGGGTCGCTCCCTGCTTGACGAGTTGATCGACCGACTCTTCCAGCGTGGGTGCGCAAAACTCGTTATAGGCCACTGCAAACAACACATCGCCCAGGTTCGCGCGCAATTGCGCCGCCACCGCTTCAAGCCCGACCTGATACGGATCCGTTTCGGCGTTCCTGGGCCACTGGCGGATTTTGGCATCCAATTCCAGTTCTTCGGCCGAGGCCGGTTGTTTCGCCGCGCGCCGCTGCCCCTCCAGCCGTTTCAATTTCGTCACCAGGTCCTGCGGGCATCCTCTGGGGATACCGCCATGTCCGACGAGAATCACACCCTGTCGCACTGTTGTCATGTCATCGCTCCTCTGATTGAAATTCACACCTGTTTGCACTCACATCGACACCGGGGAATCCAGATACTCCTGGAGATTGGTCTTGCCGTAGCGGCTCGCCGAGTACACCTTCCGGATGAGTCCGGCCACCAGCGCCATCGCCTTTTTGACGGCCGGCGTCTTCTCGGGATCGGTGGCCGGGAGAAGGCGGACGGTGATGGTCGTTTCGTGCCGTTTCAGCTGGATGAAAAAACTGCGCGCCGTACCCTGCTCGATCACGACCGCATCCAGCAGCGCTTCCCGGCCGCTCTTCGCCAGGTAGCACTCCTGAACCTTGACAATCTCCCCCTCCGTCCGTTGCAACATCGGGGCGAAGGCCTGGTACACAGCCTGGAGTTCACCGGTCGATTCGATCACTACGTGCGGCATCGTCGCTCCTTTCTAACAGGATGCGGAAAAAGTCCGCCAGCGGCGTTCTCGCGGCGCCCAGGGGCTCACCGTACGGCCCGAGTACGTTTCGCCTCTTCGCTTGCTGCGGCCTTGCTGGACGGCCTTTTTGCGCATCCTGCAGGTTCATGTATTGCGTATCCATCGAGTGTTTCCGCAGCCTGCTACACATGATTGCGGAGCATCAACTCCTTCGGATGCGGATTCAGATACACCTGGTCGCGAATGTATTCGACATCGAAGAGCTGGACGTAGTGTTTGATCAATGTCAGCGGAACAATCAGCGGCGTGAGTCCCTGGTGGTAATCCGCGATCACACCCAACAGCTCGGCCTTTTCCTGCGCATCCAGTCGTTCTTTGAAATGGCCCAGGATGTGCTGGAGCACATTCACATGTTTTCGCACCGTCGCCTTCGCCGCGAGGGCCTGCATAAACAGTTCGCCGTACCGGATGGCCAGGTCCTTCGGACGATACTCGTTCACCTGCGCAACCAATCGCCCGAGCTGACGATAGTGCGGGACGCTATGAGCCAGGAGCAGATATTTCTGGATCGTATGAAACCGCACCAACGCCTGCCTCGTGACGCCGCGCTGTATCAGATCCTGCCAACGACGGTAGCAGAACACCCGCTCGATGAAGTTTTCTCGCAGGAGCGGATCGCAGAGCCGCCCCTCCTCCTCCACCGGAATGAGCGGAAACCGATCGAGAAAGGCGCGTGCAAACAACCCCACACCCTTTCTGCCTGGCATGCCATGCTCGTTGTAGGTACGAACCCGCTCCACCCCGCAACTCGGCGAGTCTTTCTTGAACACAAACCCGGACAGGTCCAGCTCCTCAAGATCACCCAGACGCTTCCCGGCCATCGTCTCCAACGCCAGCGTGTGGTCCCGCCCGCTCTTAATGGCGACCAGCCGCGGCTGTTCGGGATTGCCGATGAGTCGCATCGCTTCACGCGGGGTACCGAGCCCGGCTTCGACTTCCGGGCAGACCGGCACCCACTCCACGTAGCGGCCCAGAACATCGGTCAGAAACACGTCCCGTTTGTGGCCTCCATCGAAACGGACCTCTTCGCCAAGCAGGCACCGGCTAATGCCCAGGCGAAGCGGAGTGGTCATCATGCCTTCACCTGCCCCTTTCCGAGATCCAAATATTCCTGGCGCGCTTGCCGATGGTCCACGATCGGCTCCGGATAATCCGATCCGATGCGGCATCCGGCCTGCACCTGTTCCAACGGCGGCATGAGATGCGGCTCATGAATCCATTTCGTGGGCACGTGCTTGAGTTCCGGGACATAGCGGCGAAGATATTCCCCCTCGGCATCGAACTTTTCGCTCTGGATTCTCGGATTAAAAATCCTGTAGCCCTGCATGGCATCCGTCCCCGTCGAGGCGCACCATTGCCAGTTGCCGTTGTTGGCGGCCAGGTCTCCGTCGACGAGCCGTTCCATGAAATAGCGCTCTCCGCTCTGCCAATCGATCCGGAGATCCTTCACCAGAAACGAGGCGACCACCATTCGCACGCGATTGTGCATCCATCCCGTCTGGTTCAATTGGCGCATGCCGGCATCCACAATCGGGTAGCCCGTGAGGCCCTGAGACCAGGCGGCAAACAACCGGTCGCGCTCAGGCCCCGCTGGTCTGGGCTCGGGAAGTCCCGGTTTCGCTTTGAACGGCCCATGCGCCACGTGGGGAAACGCCGTGAGGACTTGCTGAAAAAATTCCCGCCAGACCAGTTCATCGATCCAGGTGAAGACGTCCGCGCGCGACACCGCGCCGCCTTGTGCAAGCGCGTTCAGCGCCGCATGCACCAACGTGCGTGCGGAGATCGTCCCGAAACGCAGATGGGGAGACAACTTGGAGGTACCGTCGCTCGCCGGAAGATTTCTGCCGGTCACATACTGATGAACCGGCCCCCCCAGGAACCACTGCAGCCTGGCATGCGCAGCCTGTTCACCCGGCTGGATCCACATCGGCACCGACTCATATCCGAGATCCGTCACTGAAGGCCATTCCCGCGAGTCAGAAGCGGATGCCTTGCCGGCCGGCGGAAACGAGGGAATGCCCAGCAGAGGAGGGGCAGCGGCCCGCCATTTTGCCCACCAGCGGTCGCGATACGCGCTGTAGCGCTGAAACGGATCTCCGCTCAGCCCGCGCACTTCCTCCGCTTCGAACACGACATGGTCCTTGAACGTCCTGACCGTGCGACCCTGTTGTGCCAGCCGCTGCTGAACGGTGCGATCCCGCTCCAGCGCCGCCGGTTCATAGTCCCGGTTCCAATACACTGCATCGACCTTGAAGTCGGACGCCGCCTGCATGACCGATTCAATCGGATCGCCCATCCGCCAGGCGAGGGACACGCCGTGCAGGGCCAGGGACCGGCGCAACTCCTCCAGACACCCCAGCATGA from Nitrospira sp. ND1 includes the following:
- a CDS encoding DUF2878 domain-containing protein, whose amino-acid sequence is MSNAIANAVVFQLGWWIAVLGAGWAYQWIGPLLVACLVCVNVWSSADPRVTTRIVIVVGLFGTLLDSALSFAGFLLFVENPFAPWLCPPWLIALWCLLATTLNGSLRWLAGRNRSAALVGGIFGPLSYYAGQQLGALRLGRNETLSLLLLSILWAVVLPLLLRWASGRRSASGSGDA
- a CDS encoding cyclopropane-fatty-acyl-phospholipid synthase family protein produces the protein MNDLVPTDCSTAVDRQPPHAAESDPSPGLLVRIARRIVRARLRRLIQGRITVVEGSRRTVFGEPAAVSTLKATITILEPDCYLDIAWSGTVGAGESYARGDWHCDDLTALVRIFALNRSLVDGMERGVARLSAPLLKVAHRLRRNTKTGSRQNIAAHYDLSNEFFTQMLDRTMMYSCAYFQRPDNTLEEASRAKLDLICRKLHLREDDHLVEIGSGWGGLACHAAKTYGCRVTTTTISRAQYELAVRRVREDGLSDRVRVLLTDYRDLPALGLRFDKLVSVEMIEAVGHEYYPTFFDVCSRLLKPDGLMLLQAITIDERYYERAKRSVDFIQRFIFPGSCIPSVNTLCRAMAQASDFSLLHLQDIGAHYPPTLRGWRDNLRKNVEHVGRLGFRSEFLRLWDFYLSYCEGGFLERSISTAHLLFAKSGWRQDSLAG
- a CDS encoding DUF1365 domain-containing protein, with protein sequence MKSCVYEGTVRHRRDAPARHSFHYSIFMMYLDLAELPDLFHERWFWSPATPNLAWFRQSDHLGDPEKPLDQNVRDLVESKTGRRPAGPIRLLTHLRYFGYGFNPVSFYYCFDPADRLVETVVAEVTNTPWGEQHCYVLGASLDEGIGRRHRYRFGKQFHVSPFMGMDVDYDWRFGTPGAALSVHMENFRGGERFFDATMVLRRKELTGRSLARVLLRYPLMTTQVIAAIHWQALRLWLKRCPVIPHPDRSRRSVDARRISG
- a CDS encoding NAD(P)/FAD-dependent oxidoreductase is translated as MKLAIVGTGIAGMTAAHVLHRDHDLTIFEAGAYIGGHTNTVDVNLQGTTYAIDTGFIVFNDWTYPNFMALLDRLGVASQPSDMSFSVRCEETGLEYNGTSLNSLFAQRRNLLRPSFYRMIRDILRFNRESLELLDQPGPGPSLGAYLEQNRYSPAFIRHYIVPMAGAIWSAGRATMREFPVRYLVQFFKNHGMLSVDARPTWRVVTGGSRQYVERLVRPFRDRIRLQSPVESVTRYADRVEVRGCDPRGIHRTESFDGVLLACHSDQALALLADPSPLEKEILGAIRYQPNEAVLHIDRSLLPRRRLAWAAWNYHLVPNPPDHALVTYHMNRLQGLSAPYDFCVTLNHSAAIDPATILQRITYHHPVFSPEAIAAQQRHGEINGRRRTWYCGAYWGFGFHEDGVKSAMTACQALTAGHA
- a CDS encoding SDR family oxidoreductase — its product is MSRTSLNARRVWVTGASTGIGRAVTLELVRRGATVFASARNESALNELVRECGDDRVTALPFDVTDRAANQLAVNDMHRRAGGLDIAFLNAGTCEYVDVAAFDSALFERTIRTNFLSMVYGIEAALPLLRQSPAPQLVGMSSTVAYRGLPRSEAYGASKAAIKNLFESLQVDLAPEGISVSVVCPGFVRTPLTDRNDFPMPFRIEAEDAARRIVDGIEARKPEIHFPRRFSLLFKFLTLLPSRWYIGLCARMVKQS
- a CDS encoding nuclear transport factor 2 family protein, yielding MQPVVERFKQIYSGLSVRSLGLLNELYSDDIEFQDPFHRIDGLPALRQYLAALYAQVEACSFRFEDDVRQGNCAVLTWTMQLNHPRLNAGAVVTVPGSTLIRFRDKVFYHRDYFDAGAMVYEQLPLIGMLIRTIKGRV
- a CDS encoding chalcone isomerase family protein; translation: MSEWLVVIGLAVSGLVSSPVIGGAFEIEGVTFADTFQAGPLPMPLQGVGVAKFLRTITVYVGALYLAPGTKPERVLDDVPKRLELSYFRAIQAGDFGRAAMKVLADNMSPATITRLKPRIEQLHRLYQDVKPGDRYGLTYLPGVGTELALNGERKGIVEGADFAAAYFAIWLGPDPINEALKEGLMHRREGG
- a CDS encoding sirohydrochlorin chelatase; protein product: MTTVRQGVILVGHGGIPRGCPQDLVTKLKRLEGQRRAAKQPASAEELELDAKIRQWPRNAETDPYQVGLEAVAAQLRANLGDVLFAVAYNEFCAPTLEESVDQLVKQGATRITVATTMFTPGGSHSEVEIPEILDHLRPQYPGVELRYAWPFDLSLVAGTLAEQVRRFS
- a CDS encoding DUF523 and DUF1722 domain-containing protein encodes the protein MMTTPLRLGISRCLLGEEVRFDGGHKRDVFLTDVLGRYVEWVPVCPEVEAGLGTPREAMRLIGNPEQPRLVAIKSGRDHTLALETMAGKRLGDLEELDLSGFVFKKDSPSCGVERVRTYNEHGMPGRKGVGLFARAFLDRFPLIPVEEEGRLCDPLLRENFIERVFCYRRWQDLIQRGVTRQALVRFHTIQKYLLLAHSVPHYRQLGRLVAQVNEYRPKDLAIRYGELFMQALAAKATVRKHVNVLQHILGHFKERLDAQEKAELLGVIADYHQGLTPLIVPLTLIKHYVQLFDVEYIRDQVYLNPHPKELMLRNHV
- a CDS encoding deoxyribodipyrimidine photo-lyase; protein product: MKGLVWLRRDLRLRDNPALSAACQECQEIVPLFVFDEPLLRSHVFGSACVGFMLGCLEELRRSLALHGVSLAWRMGDPIESVMQAASDFKVDAVYWNRDYEPAALERDRTVQQRLAQQGRTVRTFKDHVVFEAEEVRGLSGDPFQRYSAYRDRWWAKWRAAAPPLLGIPSFPPAGKASASDSREWPSVTDLGYESVPMWIQPGEQAAHARLQWFLGGPVHQYVTGRNLPASDGTSKLSPHLRFGTISARTLVHAALNALAQGGAVSRADVFTWIDELVWREFFQQVLTAFPHVAHGPFKAKPGLPEPRPAGPERDRLFAAWSQGLTGYPIVDAGMRQLNQTGWMHNRVRMVVASFLVKDLRIDWQSGERYFMERLVDGDLAANNGNWQWCASTGTDAMQGYRIFNPRIQSEKFDAEGEYLRRYVPELKHVPTKWIHEPHLMPPLEQVQAGCRIGSDYPEPIVDHRQARQEYLDLGKGQVKA